AGCGAGCCTGTGCCGCCCTGGAGGGGCAATCCGCCCTTCACTTCCCCGGGTCCTTCGCACTGCCTGGCACCCAGAAACCAACAGGGAGGTGACAGTAGTGACCTTGAGACCCAGTTCAAAGTGATTTCTTCCAAGAAAGCTTCTCTGGCTAACAACCCCAAACTCCAATCACCTACTAGTACCGACACTACACCTGAACCAGGTCGTCTGGCACGGTAACTTGTTCTGATACCATTTCATGAGACCACAAGCAGGGTAGACTGGCAGCTAGTTCCCCAAGAGCAAGAGGGGGTCTCCTGTTGCTCTCACACCCTTGGGGTCCCAGGGGTGCGTGGAGGTCACCCGTCCAGCCCCTGATCCGGGGTTTGACGCTGCTCTACCTGAAGCCACGGGCGGGGGgatggcagggggtgggagaaGACGGCTTAGACCACACATCTCTTCCGTGCCGGGCGGACCCGTACTTAAACTTCCGTTCACACCACCCTTTAACCCCTACCACCACCTTGCGAGAAAACTTCTATTATTCTTggtttatagatgggaaaacaggctcacagacactGTGACTCGTGCAAAGTCAAGTCGCAGCGGCAGGACTGGGATTTCTGAACCTGTCTGAGGACCTCAAGGCTCCTGCTTTGTTCCCCACATCAACTCGCTGGTGCCGGCCCGGGAGGTCCCTGTTTGGGGACACTTACCCAGTCTGGGCCCCTTTGGTGGCCTGGGGAGCTGCCTCGTGGTGGGGCAGCATTGGAGGGGGAGACGGACTGGTTGTTTCCGCCTTCCGGTCCGCACCTTCATCCTCCTGGAGAAAGAACTAGAACAGGGACCCGTGTGAGCAGGTGAGGCCAGGCCAGGGGTACCGCAGACATCCCCAGGAGCCCCGCCCCCGCTCACCTGCACGGAAGAGGGTGTGGACGCAGGGGGCTGGCTGAGTGCCCGGGCCCCCTCGGCCTCACTGGcctcatcctcctcttcctcGCCCTCCTCGATGGTGGGGGTCTCCCCGGTCGGGGAGGCTGCAGGGCGCCTGCGCGGCTTCCGTCCTGAGCCCTGGGGTACTTTTCGGCGCCTGGCGTCGGGAGGCAGGTGGGTGGACAGCGGGTGGTGGATGTGGTGGGAGGACTGCCGGTGGTCTGCAGGGAGGAGGGCGCTTAGCTGCCGGCGGGCACGGCTCCCCACTCAGCTGGCCGGCCCCCAGTGCCCCCCCCCAGGCCCCCGGCTCCATCCTGGCTCCATCCTGGCAGCCAGAGCACCCCTGCCCCCCGCTCGCTCCGCCTCCCCGAGCCCCCTCACATTCAAAGTCTGCCTCCCCGTAGCTTCGGCCCGGCTCCTCCCCTCCTCGGGACCCGGCCTCCTGCAGGATCTCCTCAAACCGCTCCACGCCCAGGGTGCGGTGAAGTTCATCCTCCTCCTGCTCAGGGAAGCCTGGCGTCACAGGGCCCAGGCTCTCTGGCTCCGGCTGTGAAAAAGAAGGGGCGGTGAGAACGCACGCACGGGAGACGCTCCTCGAAACCCCACCCCGCCTAGCGGCAGAGTCCAGTaccacccccagccccggctGCCCTCCCCTCGAGTGCCAGGGACTCGGGACTCGGCACCCACCGCCCAGCGGCCCGTCCCCCGGGTTCCGGGCTCTCAGGACACTGGCTGGGCGCATTCCAGTCAGTTCTAGGGCATGTGGAAAGCGTCTGCCCTGGAAGCCTCAGCAGAAATGCTGTGTGTCCAGCCCGCAGGTCAAGGTCGGGTGTGTGATCTGGGCCGTTCACACGGCTGATAGTAGTGAACGCAGCCCCTGTGCTCAGGGATGGCGACTAAGCCTGAAAAGTAACTTCTGCAGGCGGCTGTGCTACCTGACCCGGGCTTGGTCTGAATCGAACTAGAGCCCAGCTCCTGGACAGGGATGCGGCGCTTCCCCTTGGGAGTCCGGAGCCCGGGACCTCAGCCGCTGCggggccccgccctgcccccaccctcactcccccCCACCTGAGTCATACTGCAGGAGCGGCGGGACTGCGGTGGCCTGGCGCTTTGGAGAGCTCAGCCTAGCTGAGCAGCCGGCCGCCCAGCCCACGGCCTTGGTCCAaccccccccacacccctccccctccccctcccccgccgggCGTCTCAGCTCCAGGCACCGCTAAATATTTGCTCGAGAGCTTCTGGACTTGAAGGGCATCGAGATCTCCAAGGGCAGGGGTACCAGAGCAAGGAAGAGCAAGGGGGAGGTAGGCTGGGAAGAAGGGCGGGCCTTGGAGAGTCTCGGAGGTGGGGTCACGAGCAGCTGGGGGTGGCAAGGATACTGGGCAGGAGAAGATGCAGGGGTGAGGAGTCTGCTTCTCCCCAGCCCACCTCCGCAGCTCTAGCCTGGCTCCCCCCGCACTGGGCCTCACTCTCACCAGAATTAGCACGCGGGCtagcccggggtggggggaggagggtcaAGAACCCCTTGCACCTGAGGCTGAAGGAGGAAGTCCATGGCGGGCAGGGGTGAActcgggagggagggggaggggaccagCCGGCGCCTCTTCCTGGTCACGTGTCCCGCTGGGCCAAGGTGACCAATAACGGGCTGATTATGGCACTGGGGTTAATCATTAGCCTTCCCAGGAAGATGGGAGGGGTACACGTGGGGCGGTGGCCACGTGGGGGCCAGGAGGGGCGGGGCTGAGTGGCACGTGGGGCCGGGGGTGCAGCGGTCTGCCCAGAGCTACCTTGCAGCAGACCGGCGCCGCCTATGAGACCCAGTCAGAGGGGGGGGTCGCTGGCTTAGAGACCCAGGCTTCCCAAAGTTCCTCTCTCGCTGAGGCTAAACAACAACCCGGGTCTTCAGGACACAGAGCCTCAACTCCCTCCCTAGGACCAGAAGCTGTCTGACACCCACCCCCCCAACGGACACCTGTCCCAGACCCAGTGCCCCACGCAAGGCCCGGAGCGGGGATGGCGGTGCCCCTCCCAAGTCCCTCACAGGCTCCCCTCCCAGGCCTCTCCGGACACACACGCCCCTGTCTGACACAGACCCGCACCCTGGCCAGAGCCCCGGGGGTGATGGTGGAGAGGGACAGAGGGGCAGCGGGCAATACTCACAGTGCGGAAGGAATCTGCGCCCGAGGCGGGGCGCCGGGGGGCGCTGCTCATGGCCAAATCCTAGCCCTTCTCGCTGTAGCTGCGGCTTTCAGGGCAACAAGGCGGCGGCATAacctggggggggcgggggaggagcaATCACTGCATGAGAGAGGTGCCAGGCCTGCAGGGGCACCCCAACATTGCACagccaggggagggcagggcacgGGGCTTCACGGAAGCCCGCCGGCCACGAGGGGTCTCCTGGTTGcacaggatcctcccagactaggaAAGGCCTTAGAGTGGCccttggagggtggggggagcaaAGAGAGTTATTtatgggaagaaaagagaggaacaaagagagacagaggcaagCACTGAGGCACAGGAGGCCACAGAGGGCCAAGGGACTAAGCGGAGTGAGGGGGAGAGAGCCGGGGGTGGGAGatgctggggggaaaaaaaggcagacaGGAGTCAAGGCCCAGACCCGGAGAGAAAGCAGCGATcagggaggggagacagaggaagcagggaggagaggcCGAGCCAGAAACGGGAGCGGTGGGAGCGGTGGCCCAGCGGTGGCACGGCACACTGAGGCGGGCTGAGACCAGAGAGGGCTGTGCTGGGGGGAGTGAGACACCCCTGAGGCAGAGACGATGGCCGtatgaaggaagggagaaagagagctcTGGAGAGAGCCCAAAACAGCAAGCAACGGGGCTGTTCATGGGCCCCCCTCCTCTGAAAAAAGCCCAGCCCCGAAGTGGGGGGGGAGgctccctgggggaggggcaggagcccAACTCCACTCActcagtgggagggaggaagggaggctgGCAGGCACAGGCCGGGCACGACTTTATAATGGGGGAGGGGCACGTGACGACCAGAAGGAGGGTGGGCACAGAAACTCCGAGGTTCTGCCCTCAGGAGCCGTccaatccctcccctccccaagcctggGGCCAGGAAAATCTGAGTGGCAGGGCTGACGCCCTCCTGACCGTGACTGTAGGGGTGTCTGGGGAGGACACCGTGCGGGGGGAGGGCAGCGAAAGAGCTGCGGTTAGGGAACCCGACCAGTGCCAACTGGGGTACCTATTCCTAGTGGGGGCAGTGCTGGGGACACCCAAGGCTCTGCGACGGCAAAAGTACCGAAGCTCCCCAGTGTGTCACTGGGGGATCAGGGTTACCGGATTTAGGGCCAACTCGGGGGTAAGACAGGTCAGTGCAGGGTCAAACAATGTAGGTCTGGGGGTCAGTCCGGGGTGGGGAGCCCGGAGCGACACATTCCTGGCCGGCCTTCCAACTCAGCTGACTGCCCTCTTCACCTCCCCCTAGCAGGCCCTCCGCCAGGGCAAGTCTGTGCGGGGGAGAGGGGTGCTGGGGGAGGAAACCCGGTCTGGGAAGGAGTGCCGGCACCTGCCGGCGCCACACGCCCCGCTCCAGGCTGTGCCCTCAGTGCGctcctccatcctcccctcctccctttacCTCCGCCCCCCCttcgcccccgcccccaccatcCCAGAACACAAAGCAGCCTCTGTCCAGAGCATCGATGCCGATAATCCGGGCTGGGGGCACATTCCGGGGACCAGCCCCGACCGGCCCGGAGGATTAGCAACTCTCCCCTGCCCAAGGGATTAGCACTCCGGACCCCCTTGGGGGGCATTAACCACCCCCCAGGTGAATTCGCACATTCCACAGCTCTTCGATGTGGGCCTGGCGGGACTGGGGAGcgaagggaggagggaaaagtgGACCCTGGATTTCAGGCGGCGCCGCCCCCCACACCCAGCACAGAGCTCCCCACCCAGCCAGCCCCCCAGGAGCTAGGTCGAACTGTCCGCGCTCGCCTTTCCCATCCCCACCCAGTTGCTCCCTCTTCTGCCTGACCCCTTGTCCTGACCTGACCCGCCAACCCCTTCCCGGCTCCGCCTCCCAACCCCGAGATCGGGGGCAGAGGCTTGGGGCAACACCTAGGCAGGGCACCCTGGACGGGCTGAAGGATAGAGTAGGGGACCAAAGGGGAGGGGTGTCGTCTTGGAGTCCGTCCAGGAGTTGGGAGGGCCGGCGGCGCCTCCCAGAGAGTACCCCCTCCTGGTGGCAGGGGGCGCGGCACCCTCGCTTTAGGGAACTCTAAGAAGCGGACCCTGGATCCCGCTTACTACCAGCAATCACTCCTCTCGCCTCCCCATCCTTCTCCCCAAGACCTCGCTTCCCCGCGCCCCAGTCTCCGCCCTTTCCTGCACTTCCACTCCCTCCCAGCTCCGAGTGCCGAGTtcccccctttcctttcccctcccttcctccctccgcggccctggccctccccctccgccacctcTCCGCTTACCCGCTTCCTCTGGACTTCGTGCTGCAGGGGTCTCGGGGTCTCTCCCCCTTCTCTGGAGCCCTCGCGCGCTCCCGACGACTCCCCCGTGCCCACCTTGGGGCGCGCCCCCGTCGCTCCCAACTTctcccaactcaactttcccccgCGCCACAGGCAGGCCAGCCCCCTGCGTGCGCGCCCCCTGGCGCACCGTGCGCGGCCCCGCCGCAGCGGGTTGGGAGGCGCGGAGTGGGGGCCGAGACCCGGGGGCGGAGGCGCGCTCCCAGGCAAGGCCCTGCACTGGGAGCCCAGCGCCGAGGAGGCCGCCCCGGCTGTCCCTCGGCGCTGCCCAGCGAGGTTGCCGCCCCAGGCTTCCCCGCACGGACGCCCCGGGGACGTCGTTTCTTGGCCCCATTAGGCACCTCTGGGCGGAAAGGGGCCCGCCTCATGCTGGGGATCCCAGGCAGGAAAAAGGAGGCACAAAGATGATCAGGAAATTCGAGGCGGAGGAAGTTGAAATATAAATGCATCGGGGTCAAGCTTCTCTCGCGGCCGCGGGCGTCCCCCGCCTCCCACCCGCAGTTTCCCCAGTGCCTCCAAGAAAGCCCCTGTCTTTGCCTGGAGGACAGGGAcaggagcgggggggggggggcggggagcgcGAGAGGGGTGATGGCGGGGATGGATGCCCATTACCCTGAACTTAGACTTTACGAACCGGGGAAATTCTGCCTCGGAGAGATTCCCTGCGGTGACCTTCCTTCTCGAACCCTATTCATAGTCATCACCTGTCATTTAAAGATCTCTGTGTGTACTTCTGGTTTTCTAATAACTTATAACTTGTTCCAGATAAGGAATATACGTTTCGCTTCTTTAGTCTGCCACCGGCTGAAGCACTGTAATGTGTATGCAGAAAACGTTCAGATATAAACGAGTTAATTAACCAATGTTTAGCACCAACTTTGGTTCCGGCGCTGAGGAGTGCTGTTTGGGGCAGTTATCATCCAGGTCACGTCCCTCAAGAATGCAGTCATGAGACAGAGAGAAGCGCAAGAAAAATCTATAATCAACTCCTTAAGGGATGAGGTCAAGGCTGCTTCAAGCGTAGCTTCTGCCTGTCCTTCTGTCTGTTGAGGGCAGTAACCAACCTGCCAGCCCTCGGCCACACGCTGGCCGACTCCAGTGGGTCCGGGCTCTGCCGGGGGTGGGGACACCCTCCCAGTGTCCAGCCAGCTTGCCTCGGGATATCAGAGTGTAGCGAAAGGCTGGAGTTGGGTGGGCTCCGAGACGACAAATGGGTCTCACAGGAGAGAGGAGTCTCTGGCGTTTGGTGAATCCAGTCTCCACTGGGGCACACCTGCCTCTCTTTCCAGCCCTGCGGTCAGCTGGTCCCTGTGAAGTCATCGTCAGCAAGATATGGCTCAGAGCCATTCCCCAATCAATCCTGAGGTCACCAGATGGCCTAGGGAGAGGTGGAAACCCGTGCTGAGATTGTCAGGGAGTCGATGGAACCTCAATATCATCAACCGGGGCAGAGCAGGGCCACCTGGGCTCAGGATGCAGGCCGCAAAAACCCAAACCTTAGAAAGCGccctacccccacccctgctgcctTCTGGAATGTGTAGTCCCGGAGAGGTCCTTCTCAAAAGAAGGTTGTAAGCGCTGAAAAGGAATAACACTAGCAGGGCACACTGGGAGCCGCGCGCGACGGCGGGGAGCCGGGAAAACGGACACGCGATGCTTCCTGGGACTTGAAGTCCAAGGGTTGACTCCGCGGTCGAACAGGAGTCCCGGGAGGCAAGTGCTGCAGAGCGCCTGAGCGCAGCCTGCTGGGGGTTGTAGTCTTCTTGTTGTCTAAGGCCCCGGACATTACTGGGAAACCTGGCGCCCTAGGACTACAAGCCCGAGAAGCCCATGCGCAGGCAGTGGGGCGGGGCAGGACCGGAGGCTGGGGTGCCGCCTCCTCTGCAACGCCGGGCCCGGAGTCTCAGAACCCAGGGCCCGCAAGGGTCCTCGCGCGGCTGCCGCGATGCAGAAATACGAGAAGCTGGAGAAGATTGGGGAAGGTAATGGGACCACGAGATGTTCTTGCAAGATCTCTTTCTGCAGACCCTTTAGCATTCCTTGCATCCCGGGCTGCTGTACCGTCAGCAATACCCACAGACTCCAACCTCAGCACTGGCTGCAGCCCTGGCCCTGAGCTCAACACTCCTTGCAGACACCAATCCTCCCCCGTTAGCATTTCCCATAGACGCCCCCCTCCCAACCTTAGCACCCCCTGTAGACCCGCCTCCGACCTCTGCACGTGCTGCATATCCTACCCCTGTCCTCAGCGCCACTTGCAGAACCTCACCCACAGTTCTCGCAGCAGACCTCCAACCTCAGCGTTCCTGCCGGCCCTCATTCCTCTCCCAGACCCCTGCTCCCTACTTTCAGACCCTCCAGAAGCTCGGCCTTTATTGTAGACCTCCTCACCCAGCAGCTGCAGCCTCTCCCTGTTGCAGACACCCTTGAGCCATCTGCAGGCTCCTCCCTGCCACATCCCCCACTTCTCCAGGCATCAGAAGTAACACACCCCCACGCTGCTTGCTCTCCCGGCAGGGACCACCTGGGTTGGGGAAGGGTGCCCCATCCTTTCCCTCAGCCCTGACCTCCTTCCTCTAGGCACCTACGGAACAGTGTTCAAGGCCAAAAACCGGGAGACTCATGAGATCGTGGCTCTGAAACGGGTGAGgctggatgatgatgatgaggtaGGACTGGGGTATTGGGGCCAGGGAGGGGTTGAGGGCCTAGGCTGGGTGGGATGTGACTGTGGCCCACCTGGCCCCCTCCAATGTGTAGGGAGTGCCGAGTTCTGCCCTTCGGGAAATCTGCCTACTCAAGGAGCTGAAGCACAAAAACATCGTCAGGTGTGTAGATGGGTGGGGTCCTCCTTGCCTGTGTGGTCCGGTGGTGGGGGCTTCAGAGATGGGCTGGGCTGACACTGGGATAGTAGGTGCAGACCTGCGGCGCTGCCTGGCTGAGCACTCGCTTCTCCCTAGGCTCCACGACGTCCTGCACAGCGACAAGAAGCTGACTTTGGTTTTTGAGTTCTGTGACCAGGTGAAAGGGGGACTTGAGGGACAGTAGCCTTGGGAGGATATAGGGACCCAGACTGAGGTTAAACTCtatcccatcccccacccccccatcccttTTTTAGGACCTTAAGAAGTATTTCGACAGCTGCAATGGTGACCTAGATCCTGAAATTGTGAAGGTGAGGATACTGGGGCTGGGGTTGGCGTCCGGATTCAGTGGACGTGCTCTCAGGCCCTGCACGGGGACACTCGGGGCACGAGGGGAGGAGAAAACCCTGGTTCTGTCTCCGAGAGCTTCCATCTTAGCAAAAGCACTTTCACGTGATCGCTTTGACCTGAAGGGAACACTCTGATGTCAGGGACAGGATTTACATTTGAGAGGCaggaaaatgaggttcagagagattcattcattcaacaaatacgtaCTGAATGCTTTGTGGTGTggcaagcactgttctaggcccaGGTTCCAGGGCAAAGAAGTGCTGAATAATAATACAGCACAGCATATACGTTGTTGGTTATGATGTTCGTGTTCAAAGGAGGCCAGGTAGGGGAGAGATCAGTGTGGGCTGGAAAGGTAGGAAGGCCCACCAAGTTGTCAGTTCTGGAAAGGTGGGGACCGGGGCCCCCGTTCACCTTTCGAGTACCCAGCAAAGAACGAAGTAGGTCCTCGATAATGAAGGGGTGATGCTGGGCCGAGCTTGGTGCTGAAAGACTGCTGGGGTTTCAAGGCAAAGCAGAGGGGAGCGTGACCCATCGTTGGGCCCGCTTCAAGACGGTTTGATGaactcctccctgcccctcccccagtcgTTCCTCTTCCAGCTGCTAAAAGGCCTGGGATTCTGTCACAGCCGAAACGTGCTACACAGGGACCTGAAGCCTCAGAACCTGCTCATAAACAGGGTACCTCTGGGCGAGAGGACGGGACCTCAGGGAGGCTGGCGTGGGATGAGGGGAGCTGGACGGGAAGGCGGGAGCGGGGGGCTGCCCTCAGACTGTGGAAGAGCCCctctccgtgcccctccccctcagAATGGGGAGCTGAAATTGGCTGATTTCGGCTTGGCTCGCGCCTTTGGGATCCCTGTTCGCTGTTACTCAGCTGAGGTGAGCTGCGGGGTGGgaagtgggggtgagggagggagtccCCAGCCAGCATCCCTCAGCTCCTCCGGGACTCCTCTCTGAGtgctctcctccccagccctcaaACTGGGGGTCCCTGTGGTGGGGTCCTTTCCAGGTGGTCACGCTGTGGTACCGCCCACCGGATGTCCTCTTTGGGGCCAAGCTGTACTCCACGTCCATTGACATGTGGTCGGCGGGCTGCATCTTCGCAGGTGACACGCCGGGGTCTGCGGGGGCAACTCCGTCTCCCGTTTGAGTGAACAAAGAGGGTCTGGAGGGTCCCCtctggggaagggagtggggcccctgggtggggaggaggcagggcagggctgtgggggGGGCTTCTTCGCctgtcacccccgccccccgcctctcTCCCAGAGCTGGCCAACGCGGGGCGGCCCCTGTTTCCTGGCAACGACGTAGATGACCAGCTGAAGAGGATCTTCCGATATTCTTCCATCTCCCTTCACCTCAGGCCCTCTGGGAGGGGATCTGGAAGCCCCTGGAGCTCAGCGTGCAGGCAGGGAGGGCGGCGGTGGGCTGGGCTAGGCCTGGTCAGGCTTCTCCTGAGGGCAGAGGGTGCCCGCCGCCAGCTGGAGAGCCTGCAGCCTGTAGGCAAGGAGGGCTCACTCCTCCAACTGAGAGCCGAGTCCTTAGGCCGAAGGAGCCAAAAGGAGCAGGGGGACGATTAGTGAGAGCGGGGGACCGCTGACCGCTTCATCAGGACCATGGACCTCAGGGTTTAGGTCAAAGTCGTTAACGGCTATACAGAACCTGGCCTGCAGAAAACGGCACGCAGCTGGGACTGCGTATGAGGGTCGTGTGGGCCGGGGGCCGCCTTCTGTCGTGAGCTGGGGGATAAAgtgaggggggcaggggtgggtatGAGGAATCCCCCTTCCCCAGGGGAAGAGCCCCTCACCTGCCCCTTTCCACCTGAGTGATCCTTGACCCCGTGGACACGCTGCTGGGGACACCGACCGAGGAGCAGTGGCCCGCCATGACCAAGCTGCCGGACTATAAGGTGTGATGGGTAATGGGCTCATGCGTGGCTCGTCAGTGGCGCCCCTTAGGTCCTGGCTCTAGCAGCCTCCAGGCCCCCGCACCCCTGGCTGACTCACCCTGCCCCCCACAGCCCTACCCGATGTACCCAGCCACAACGTCCCTGGTGAACGTCGTGCCCAAGCTCAGTGCCACAGGGAGGGACCTGCTGCAGGTGACCAAGGGCAGGGtgcgggggcggggctggggccggGGCACTTGTCGGGAGGGACCCGGGGAGCGCGGGGCTCTGGGCGTGAACCTGCCTCGCCTTCTTCTGTGCGTCCAGAACCTCCTGAAGTGTAACCCGGTCCAGCGCATCTCAGCAGAAGAGGCCCTGCAGCACCCCTACTTCTCCGACTTCTGCCCCCCCTAGGCTCCAGGCCCCCGGCGGCCAGGCTGGGGCCTGGCCTATTTAAGCcccctctggggaggggaggaaaggcagGGATGCACGGTGTGCCAAGCTCCAGCTGTGCTGGGCCCAACCAGGGTGGAGGTGCCCTAACCCATGTTCTTCACTCCCTCTGTGGActttatttaatttcataaattgGCTCGTTTCCCACAGTCTGGCTGATGTGCTGGAAAAGTGGCtctgggcgggggggcgggggggacgtGGTGCTGGGGGGGCCTGAGGCTCTGTTTCGCTTCCCCACCCTCTGCAACCCTGCTTCCAGCTCCAACACAACCCAGCTGTCCGGCCCTGGCTCTGCTACTCTGAgtggctggaggctgggggtTGGAGGCTATGACCCTTACCCTTAGGTCTGCACCAGACCCTTACCCTTAGGCACTGCCACCACACGTGTGCGTATGTGCTCGTGCCCTTCCCTTTCTCTGCCCAGGAGGCGTTAGGCTCCCAGTGTCTGAGAGCAAGGATGGGCTTCCACCAGAATGCGGAGAAAAGAGCCGGGCCTTTCTTTATGGTTCTTGTCCCACGTGTTCCCGCCCTGCCACTTCCCTCTTCATGCCCCCCACACCCAGGCCCTCAGGCTGGGACAGGAGGCACCCAAAGCGGTGGTTGGGAGCACCCCCTCCCCGGCTcccttatttgtcattttccaggATTTAGGGTGCTGAGAAGGAGCTGAGAAAGTGGGCCTGGGCGTGTGCTTACTggcaggggtgggaagggagggccTGGGCTCCCCCCCCAAGCTggggcctgcaattcttgtgcaAAGGCTGCGGAAGCAGGAGCGGTTCCTGTGCGGGGCGGGCAGGCTGACACTCGGTCCCAAGTCTGAGAAAGTCACGAATGCCTAAGACAGGACAGCAGCTTGTGTTCTTGGAAGCGGGCTAGCCACGCCAGCTTCTCCCCACCTGCTCCGCCGCTTCTTGCCGGGCTCTGGATCAGAGCCTTCTGCCAGCCCTTCCCTGATCGGACCCCAAGTGCGGCTGTCCTAGCACCGCCGCCTCTGCCTTCACACCCGGCTTTGGGCTCCGTTCACTGAGATGTCGGTTTGACAAACTCATTCACACTGAGGTTCAAGTGACCCATGCCCGCTTACTATTCTTCTCTCGTCGAGAGATTTCTGGAGGTTAACGTTTCAGACATCACGTCTGCTGGGTGATGGCTGGCAGAGGTCTTGTGCCCGAGTAGGGCTGACTGTGGCCTGGCTGGTCTGCCTGTAAGTGGAACAGCTGAGGCTGAGGCACTAGAACTTTATTTGGGTGAAGGTGGACAGACACGTGCGGGCTGGCCACGTCCAGGATGTCAGGGTGCGGCCCTGAAGACGCAGACGCCCCATCTAGAGCTGGGTGACGAGGTAGCAGGTGCGTTGAGAGGAAGAGAGTGTCTTGGTGACGGcacagggaggggtgggaggcctGGGGAGACACGGACCACGGCCCTGGGATGGGAGGCCTCTCACCCACTGCCCTGCCCCTGTCCTCCGGACTGGAACTGCCCCATCTCCCTTGACCTTAGGGGGCCATTTCTTGTTACCTGGAGCCCAGGCTGAGGTGGGGAACTGGGGTTCGTTGGCTGCCCAGCCCTTCCTGAAGCTGTGGGAAGAGGGTCAGAGATTGGGGGTGGTGGCGGCGGGGATGCTCCCTCCCAGAGACCAGCCAAGGTCACTGCacgcccctcccccatcactttTTCTCAGCTGGGTGGGGGGGTGTT
The genomic region above belongs to Lagenorhynchus albirostris chromosome 8, mLagAlb1.1, whole genome shotgun sequence and contains:
- the CDK5 gene encoding cyclin-dependent kinase 5 isoform X2, with translation MQKYEKLEKIGEGTYGTVFKAKNRETHEIVALKRVRLDDDDEGVPSSALREICLLKELKHKNIVRLHDVLHSDKKLTLVFEFCDQDLKKYFDSCNGDLDPEIVKSFLFQLLKGLGFCHSRNVLHRDLKPQNLLINRNGELKLADFGLARAFGIPVRCYSAEVVTLWYRPPDVLFGAKLYSTSIDMWSAGCIFAELANAGRPLFPGNDVDDQLKRIFRLLGTPTEEQWPAMTKLPDYKPYPMYPATTSLVNVVPKLSATGRDLLQNLLKCNPVQRISAEEALQHPYFSDFCPP
- the CDK5 gene encoding cyclin-dependent kinase 5 isoform X1; this encodes MQKYEKLEKIGEGTYGTVFKAKNRETHEIVALKRVRLDDDDEGVPSSALREICLLKELKHKNIVRLHDVLHSDKKLTLVFEFCDQDLKKYFDSCNGDLDPEIVKSFLFQLLKGLGFCHSRNVLHRDLKPQNLLINRNGELKLADFGLARAFGIPVRCYSAEVVTLWYRPPDVLFGAKLYSTSIDMWSAGCIFAELANAGRPLFPGNDVDDQLKRIFRYSSISLHLRPSGRGSGSPWSSACRQGGRRWAGLGLVRLLLRAEGARRQLESLQPVGKEGSLLQLRAESLGRRSQKEQGDD
- the CDK5 gene encoding cyclin-dependent kinase 5 isoform X3; amino-acid sequence: MQKYEKLEKIGEGTYGTVFKAKNRETHEIVALKRGVPSSALREICLLKELKHKNIVRLHDVLHSDKKLTLVFEFCDQDLKKYFDSCNGDLDPEIVKSFLFQLLKGLGFCHSRNVLHRDLKPQNLLINRNGELKLADFGLARAFGIPVRCYSAEVVTLWYRPPDVLFGAKLYSTSIDMWSAGCIFAELANAGRPLFPGNDVDDQLKRIFRLLGTPTEEQWPAMTKLPDYKPYPMYPATTSLVNVVPKLSATGRDLLQNLLKCNPVQRISAEEALQHPYFSDFCPP